CGACGCGGGCAAGAAGCTGCTCGCCGGCGACTCGCTCCCGATTCCGCCGAGCGGTACGCCGGTGTCGGAGACCCAGAAGGACGAGGACTTCTTCATCGCCGCCGGCTACGACTACAGCGACGCGCAGCAGCTCGCGACCATGTGGCACGAGACCGACATCACGCAGGTGAAGGCGGAAGCGGGCAAGAAGCTGCTCGACGGCGAGACGCTGCCGATCTCCCCGTGACCCGGCGGCGTCTGCGGGCGGGCCGCACCGCGTAGGGTCGCGGCTCGTGGGCGCCACGCTGCGGCAGCGGATCGGGTTCGAGGTCGAGCTGCTGGCCCCGCGCGGCGCGTCCCGCCGTACGCTCGCCGACGCGCTGGCAGGTCAGGTCGACGGCACGGTCCGCGCGGTCTGGCACGAGGACAGCGAACCCTCGCTGGTCCGCAGCCTCGACGGCCGGTTCCTGCACCTCACCCAGGGGTTCGAGGTGATCCGGCCATCGGGGCTGCCGCTGTGCACGCTCGTCGACGACGTGACGATCGCCGCCGACCTCGACTCCGCAGCCGCCGCACCGCCCGGCTGGCACCGCATCCTGACCGACGACCCACGGTTGCTCCGGCTGCTGGCTCGCTGCAGCGACCCCGCCGGTCCGCTCGACACCGCGCTCGACGAAGTGGCGGCGTTGTGGGGCGTGCTGCCGGAGCAGATCGGCAGCATCTGGCGGGTGGAGTCCGTGGGGACGGTCGCGCTCGCGTTGCCCGCCGGCGGCGAGCGCGAGCGACCGTGCGAGGTGATCACGCCACCACTGTCGAGTGGCCACGAGGCTGCTCTCGCGGAGCTGCTGACCCCGGCCGCCGCGCTCGGCTTCACGGTTCCCGACGAGGCAGCAGTGCACCTGCACGTCGACGCCGCCCCGTTCCGGGCACCGGCTGCGCTTGCGAACGTGATCCGGCTGTTCGCGTGGTGGCGCGAGCCGCTGCACGTCCTGCTCGGCACGAACCCGCGCTGCCGGCGCCTGGCTGCCCTCCCCCACCCCCTCGTCGACGCCGTCGCCGGCAAGCCCACCATCGACGAGCTTCGTACGGCGGCCAAGACCGGCGGCCTGCGCAAGTTCTGCGACGTCAACCTCACTCAACTGCTCCTCGACCACCCCTTCCGCGACACCGTTGAGGTGCGCGTCCTGCCGGGCTCGATCGATGCCACTGACATCGTGGCGCGCGCCGCCATGGTCGAGCGGCTGCTCGACCGCTGCCTCGACCCCACGCCGTACCCCGCACCGCCCGACGACCCCGACGCCGCCCTCGCGCTCCTTCGGGCCGCGGCCGGCGCGTAGCGTCGGGCGGCTCGGCGGGCTACCAGACCGGTTCGACCCAGCGGCGGTGCCCCGCGTCCGGAACCCGGCGCGAAAGATGGCCGTCCCACCACCACGTCTCGCCGGCCGCGTCACGGACCAGCAGGTCGCCGTTGCCGGCAGCGGATACCGCGTCCACTCTGCGAGGCAAGCCGCGCGCGATCACCTTGCCCGCGTCGGCGCCGCGAAGGCTCACCAGGTCGCCGTTGCGCGCGGCGACCAGCTGGCGCTTCCACCAGAACACGAACCCGCGCCGGGTGATCCGCGGCGCCGAGGCGTACGACGAGCCGTAGCCGGCGGTGTCGACCAACCGGGTGCCGTCGATCCGAGCGTGCCGCTTGGAAGCCACGAGGTCGACCGCGAGATGGCGGCTGTCCGGCGCCCACTCGAGGTCGCCCACGCCGAGCCATTTCGACCCGTTGCCGGTGAACACCCGCTCCGAGCGCGTGACGAGATCGATGACGATCAGGCGCTCCGGCCCTTCGCAGCGCCGGCCGGCGGCCGAGTCGCGGGCCAGCGGAGGCCCGTCGACGAGGACGGCCAGCCGCAGGCCGTTCGGGCTGAGTACGGGGGCCGCGGCAACGTCATCGATCCAATGACCGGGAACCGTCGCGATCCTCGCGACCTTGCGCAGGAAGCCGGTCCGGTTCGGCCGCAGGGTGAGTGCGCCGATCCCGGTCGAGCAGGCCCGAGCATCCCGCTCGACATACGCAACCTGCTCGCCGGCATTCGTGGCCAGTCCGTAGGGTCCGTTGTGGCCGAGTCCGGCGCGGCCGGTCACGTGGCCCGTGGTGGCATCGACGAGGCCGAGCCGTGACGGCATCAGCTCGGTGAGGAACGGCTGCGGCGGTCGCGAGGTGTCGATCCGGACGTGCGCCGGGGGCGGATGGCCGGCCGAGGAACTTCCGTGCCAGGTACACCCGGCACAAAGCGCAGCCAAGACCAGCAATCCGGACACCCGCCGCACACCACTCAGACGTCCCGCCCGGCCGCATGGTTGGGCCGAGGTTCGGTCCGCTCAGGTGAGGTTCTTCGCCAGCCAGTCGTTCAACGGCACGGACGCGCGAAGGAAGCCGACGACGCGGTCCTTCGCCTTCGCCGTACCCAACCAGGCGGCGGCCGGCCAGGACTGCCAGCTGACCAGGCCCTTGGCCCGCAACAGCTCCGCGCGCGGATGATCCTTCGGGTAGCCGCGCGGCACCGTCTTCAGCTCGCCGTGCGAAGAGACGTCGATCTTGGCCGCCCGCAACTGGTCGACGATCGCCTGCAGCGGCGCGCCGCTCGCGTCGTCGGCGACCGCGTCCCGGTAGCGGGCCAGCTCCTCGGGCTCGAGGTGCCAGCGGCCGCAGCCCGAGCCGAGACCCTCCGCGGACAGCTGCACGTACCCCCCGCCCGCGAGCACCGCACCGATCGCAGTCTTGTACGGCGTCTTGTCCGCACTGAACCGCACGTCTCGATACGGCCGGAAGATCTTGCCCTCGCCGAACTCCGGTTCGAGCTCGGCGATCAGCTCCTGCATCGGGCGCAGCACGCACTCGTCATACGTCGCCTTGTGCGCTACCCAGTAGGTCTTCGTGTTGTCGGCCTGCAGACCCTCGTAGAACTCGATCGCCTCGACCGGCCAGCCCTTGAACGCCATGAGCGCAGGCTACGACTCGGCGCGGTGACGGACCGCCTCGACGTTGCCATCGGGGGTCACGCTCGAACCCGCCGTAGTACCCGGCTCGTGACCGTGCTCGGGACGAAGGTCCCTGGCCATCCGCGCAGCCGGCCCGGACCCTGGGAGGCGAAGGAGCGTGAGATGACGATCCGCAGGAGCCCCGAGCGGCTTCCGCCCGCCGTGCCGCTCGCGCGGCACGGCTGGGTCCAGGCGGACGCGGTTGTGACGTGCAGCGCCTACCACGCCCGCACCCGGCTCTGGCGGCTACTGAGCGACGCCGCGTCAGGAGACCCGGCCGACGGCCTCGACGTCGAGCTCGTGGTGGGTCCCCGCCGCAGCCGCTCGCTGCACAAGCGGGTTTTGGCGCGGTTGAGCAACCCGCGACCGCGCGGGCCGAGCTACCTCTACGACCTGAAGTGGCACCCGATCGGCTCGCTGGCGAGCGGCTATCCGGCACTGGACGCGCGGCTGGCCATCACCGCCGTCGACGGCACCACGTGCCTGCTGTCGCTCGCCGGTGCCTACCAACCGCCGCTCGGGGTGGTCGGCCACGCGGTCGACGAGTTGGCTCTGCACCGACTGGCGAGCTCGACCGCGAAGGCGATGATCACCCGTCTCGCCGCGCTCGCGACCGCACAGGCCGCGCTCGGCCAGACCCTCGGCTGATCCGGCCGGCCGGTCACGCGGTCCCCGGCCGGCCGGATCCGCGGCGAACTAGGGCCGCACCTCGTAGACCAGGTTGAACGGCGTCTCGGTCGCGCGCCGGAACCTGGTGAACCCGGCATCGGTCATCACGCGACGGATCGCCGCCTCGCCCGCTTGCGCACCGAGCGCGTACCCGCCGTTCTGCGAGAGCGCATTCGGCACGCAGAGCTGGGTCGAGAAGTTGTAGTAGACCCGACCCACCGGGTTGAGGTTGCCGCTGATCGTGTCGGTCGCGAACGGCTCGACCACCAGCCAGGTGCCGTCCGGGGCAATCGCCTCGCGCACGTGCTTAGCGGCCGCGAGCGGGTCGCCCATGTCGTGCAGGCAGTCGAAGGTTGCCACCAGGTCGTAGCCGGATCCACCGAAGGTCGACGCCGTCGCGACCTCGAACTGAACGCGGTCGGCGACGCCCGCGTCCGCGGCGCGCTTGCGAGCCAGCTCGATCGAGCGCTCGTGGTAGTCCGAGCCGGTGAGGCTCGACGCCGGATAGGCCTCCGCGAGCAGGACCGTGGATGCCCCGAGCCCGCAGCCGAGATCCGCCACCCGCGCGCCAGCGGACAGCTTCTCGTGAACGCCGTCGAGCGCGGGAATCCACGACGGCACGAGGTTGGCGATGTAGCCGGGTCGGAAGAACTGCTCGCAGCCGACGAACACGTCCTCGTCGTGCTCGTGCCAGCCGACGCCGTCACCGGTCTTGAAGGCGGCCGCGATCCGCTCGTTCGCCTTCAATGTCCCGAGCGCGAGAACGAACGCGCCGGGTGCATAGACCGCGCCGTCGGGGTTCGCGAGCGCGAACGCCTGCTCCTCGGTCATCGAGTACACGTCCCCCTCGGCGTCGTACTCCACGTAGCCGCCGGCGGCCTGGCCGCGCAGCCACTCACCGATGTAGCGCGGGTTGCAGCCGGTACGCCGAGCCAGCTCGTCCGCGGTTGCCGGCCCGGCGGCCAGCTCCTGGTAGAGCCCGAGCCGATGCCCGATGACGACGTTGCCGGCCGCCGCCGTGGCGCCCAGATCGGTCACGAACCGCCCGAGGAACTCGTGCAGCTTTGCCTCGTCGATCGCCATGTCCTGCCTCCTTGAATCGATGGCCTCGTTGGCGGCACCGATCGTCGAGGGCGGCATTGCACTTCGGTTGCAATGCCGCTGCAATGAGGTCGGCAAGGGTGATCCGAGACGCCGGCAGCGGCGCCGGGGAGGTGAGCGCGATGCGAGCGAGATACCCGGACATCGAGGACTTCATCGAGCGGGACGGGATCAAGGTCGGCTACGAGGTCTTCGGCGCCGGGCTCCCGGCAATCGTGTTCACGCCGATCGACGGCATCGTCGAGTCACGGGCATGGAAAGCGCAGGTGCCGTACCTGGCCCGCAACCATCTCGTCGTCACCATCGATCCACGGGGCAACGGCAGATCCGACCGGCCCACCGAGGCGTCCAGCTTCAACAACCACGAGTTCGTGGCGGACACGATCGCCGTCATGGACGCGATAGGGATCGAGAAGGCAGTGCTGGTGGGGCTGTGTAGCTCGGGCTGGCGGTCGATCCTCACCGCAGTTCAGCATCCCGACCGGGTGGCCGGAATCGTGAGCATCGCCACCTGGGCCCCGTTCCTCACCCAGCCTTTCGACTACCGGGCTGAGACCGACTTCGACGCCGAGCTCGAGGTGTACGAAGGATGGCAGAAGTCCAACCGCCACTACTGGCTGCGCGACTGGCCCGGTTACGCCGAGTTCTTCTTCGGCGAGCTGCTGAGCGAACCGCACTCGACGAAGCAGCTGGAGGACTGCATCGAGTGGGCGATGGGCATCGGCCCCGAAACGATGATCCTGCACGACAGCGCGTGGCCCGGATCGGACTCGGCCGAGCAGACCGAAGCGATCATCCGGCAGGTCGACTGCCCGGTGCTGGCGATCCACGGGCTCGCCGACAGGTGCCAGCCGCTGGCGCGCAGCGAGCGTCTCGCCGAGCTCACCGGAGGCCGGCTGGTGACGCTCGAGGGAGTCGGGCACCTCCCTCAGGTTCGAGAACCGGTCATCGTCAACCACTTGATTCGCGACTTCGTGCGGAGCATCGCGCCACCACCGACCAGCCCACGACTGTGGACCAGGCCGATGACCCGCGAACGACGGGTGCTCATGCTGTCCTCGCCGATCGGCCTCGGCCACTCCCGCCGCGACGTCGCCATCGCCGACGAGCTGCGCCGGCTGCACCCTGACGTCGAGGTGCACTGGCTCGCCCAGCATCCGCTGACCGAGCTGCTCGAACGCCGAGGTGAGCACGTTCACCCGGCGTCGGCGTACCTTGCCAGCGAGTCCGGCCACTTCGAGTCGGAGTCCGCGGAGCATGACCTGCATGCGTTCCAAGCCCTGCGGCGCATGGACGAGATCATGGTCAACAACTTCATGGTCTTCTCGGACCTCGTCGAAGACGAGCAGTACGACGCGTGGATCGGCGACGAGGCGTGGGAGCTCGACTACTTCCTGCACGAGAACCCTGACCTGAAGCGTGCGCCCTATGTCTGGCTCACCGACTTCGTCGGTTGGCTCCCGATGCCGGACGGCGGCGAACGCGAGGCGTTTCTCACCGCCGACTACAACGCCGAGATGGTCGAGCAGATCCAACGCTTCCCACGGTTGCGGGACCGGGCGCTGTTCGTCGGCAACGCGGACGACATCGTGCCCGACGCGTTGGGACCGGCGCTGCCCGGCATCCGCGAATGGACCGAGCAGCACTTCGACTTCGTGGGTTACGTCACCGGGTACGACCCTGCCGACGTGGCCGACACAGCGGCGGTGCGCGCTTCACTCGGATACCGACCTGACGAGCTCGTTTGCATCGTGACGGTCGGCGGCTCGGGCGTCGGCAGCCACCTGCTCCGCCGAGCGATCGCCGCCTTCCCCGACGCCAAGCGCGCCGTACCTGCGTTGCGCATGGTGGTCGTGGCAGGACCCAGGATCGATCCGTCGTCGCTACCGAGCAGTCCTGGCCTGGAGGTGCACTCCTACGTCCACGACCTGTACCGACACCTCGCGGTGTGCGACCTCGCAATCGTGCAAGGCGGGCTCACCACGGCGATGGAGCTGACCACCCACCGGCGGCCGTTCGTGTACGTGCCGCTGCGCAACCACTTCGAGCAGAACTTCCACGTCCGGCAACGCCTGGACCGCTACGGAGCCGGCACCTGCATCGAGTACGACGACGCGACACCGGACCGGCTCGCGGCCGCGATCGCTGACGAGATCGGCAGCGCGCCGTCGTACCGTCCGGTCGAGACGGACGGCGCGGCTCGAGCCGCCGCGAAGATCGCCGAGCTGTTGTAGGAGCGTCCGGTCTCAGCCGGCGACGGCTCCGAGCTCGGTGGTGGCCCGATCCACCACGCGCGGCAAGCCGTGCCGCTCACCCAGGTCGCGGGCCCGCTGCAACAACTGGCCGGCCTCCTTCACCCGCCCGAGTCGCGCAGCCGCACGACCCGCAACGAGCGACGCCTCCGCAACCGTCGCAACCCACGGCACGCGCTCGGCCGCGGCGAGCAGCGGGGTGAGCACGTCGCGGGCACGCTGCGGCTCTTCGTGATCGAGCCAGGCGCGAGCCACCGCGAGGTAGCAGGCGTCCCCGGCGAGGAACGCACTGCCGGGCGGGGCGGTCACCCGGCGGATCAGGGTGTCGGCTTGCTCGAGCACGAGTCGTGAGCCCGTCGCCTCGGCGAGCGGAGCCGATGCGCGCAACAGGTACGCCGCCGCGCCGTCCTGCTGGGCCGCCGCCTGCGCGACCTCGAGGACCTCGATGGCCGACTCGACGGCACCCGCCTCCAGCAAGGTCGCGCCGAGCAGCGCTCCCGAGGACGCCAGCACCCACACGTGCGGGGCATCGCGCGCACGCTCCATCGCGGTACGCCCGAGCTCGAGCGCCGACTGCTCGTCACCGATGAGCCGGCTCAGCCAGCCGAGGTGGGCGAGGTGCCAGGCGGCGTACGCCGGCAGGCCACCACGCTCGGTGATCTCCAGTGCCGCCTCGATCCGCGCCCGCGCGGTGTCCCAGTCCGCGGCCGCGACCGCCGGAAAGGCGGACTCGAACACGGTCCAGCTCAGCCGCAACACGTCGCCACGCCGGCGCAGGATCGGCTCGAGCTCGGCCAGCACATCGCTCAGCTCCTCGACCTCGCCGATGTAGGCCAGCGATGTCTTGCGGCCGTCGAGCGCGGCGGCGAGCGCCTCGTCATCGCCCGACGCGCGGCCCGCGGCTACGGCGAGCATCCCGTGCTCGACCGAGTCCGCGAACCGGAGATCGTTCGCGGCGAGCACCGCCATCCAGGCGCGGAGGTCCGCCTCCATGACGCGGTCGGAGAGCCCGGCCGCGAGCCGCAGCCCGCGCTCCAGGTGGCCGAGGCATTCCGGCACCGGCCGGCCCAGTGCGGTCGGCACCTCGCCGCCCAGTGCGCGCAGCGCTACCGCCTCTAGCCGTTGGTCTCCGACCTCTCGCGCGATCCGCACCGCTTCCTCGATATCCGTGATCGCCGCGGCGAAGTCGGCCTCGGCCGCCAGCGCCTTGGCGCGGCTCAGCCTGGCCCGCGCGGTCACATCGAGCTCGCCCGCCGCTCCGGCGGCGTCCAGGCACCGGTCGAGGAGGGCAATCGCGTCGGCTGCGGCACCCCGTCGAAGTGCCTCCTCGGCGGTCACGAGCCACGCCCGCGCCGCCCGCGACCAGTCCGCAACCGCACTCGCGTGTGACGCGACTGCCTCGGGGCGTGCGGTGAGCAGATCCGCGGCCCGCCGGTGATA
This genomic stretch from Mycobacteriales bacterium harbors:
- a CDS encoding class I SAM-dependent methyltransferase, with the translated sequence MAIDEAKLHEFLGRFVTDLGATAAAGNVVIGHRLGLYQELAAGPATADELARRTGCNPRYIGEWLRGQAAGGYVEYDAEGDVYSMTEEQAFALANPDGAVYAPGAFVLALGTLKANERIAAAFKTGDGVGWHEHDEDVFVGCEQFFRPGYIANLVPSWIPALDGVHEKLSAGARVADLGCGLGASTVLLAEAYPASSLTGSDYHERSIELARKRAADAGVADRVQFEVATASTFGGSGYDLVATFDCLHDMGDPLAAAKHVREAIAPDGTWLVVEPFATDTISGNLNPVGRVYYNFSTQLCVPNALSQNGGYALGAQAGEAAIRRVMTDAGFTRFRRATETPFNLVYEVRP
- a CDS encoding alpha/beta fold hydrolase — encoded protein: MRARYPDIEDFIERDGIKVGYEVFGAGLPAIVFTPIDGIVESRAWKAQVPYLARNHLVVTIDPRGNGRSDRPTEASSFNNHEFVADTIAVMDAIGIEKAVLVGLCSSGWRSILTAVQHPDRVAGIVSIATWAPFLTQPFDYRAETDFDAELEVYEGWQKSNRHYWLRDWPGYAEFFFGELLSEPHSTKQLEDCIEWAMGIGPETMILHDSAWPGSDSAEQTEAIIRQVDCPVLAIHGLADRCQPLARSERLAELTGGRLVTLEGVGHLPQVREPVIVNHLIRDFVRSIAPPPTSPRLWTRPMTRERRVLMLSSPIGLGHSRRDVAIADELRRLHPDVEVHWLAQHPLTELLERRGEHVHPASAYLASESGHFESESAEHDLHAFQALRRMDEIMVNNFMVFSDLVEDEQYDAWIGDEAWELDYFLHENPDLKRAPYVWLTDFVGWLPMPDGGEREAFLTADYNAEMVEQIQRFPRLRDRALFVGNADDIVPDALGPALPGIREWTEQHFDFVGYVTGYDPADVADTAAVRASLGYRPDELVCIVTVGGSGVGSHLLRRAIAAFPDAKRAVPALRMVVVAGPRIDPSSLPSSPGLEVHSYVHDLYRHLAVCDLAIVQGGLTTAMELTTHRRPFVYVPLRNHFEQNFHVRQRLDRYGAGTCIEYDDATPDRLAAAIADEIGSAPSYRPVETDGAARAAAKIAELL
- a CDS encoding DUF2461 domain-containing protein, which encodes MAFKGWPVEAIEFYEGLQADNTKTYWVAHKATYDECVLRPMQELIAELEPEFGEGKIFRPYRDVRFSADKTPYKTAIGAVLAGGGYVQLSAEGLGSGCGRWHLEPEELARYRDAVADDASGAPLQAIVDQLRAAKIDVSSHGELKTVPRGYPKDHPRAELLRAKGLVSWQSWPAAAWLGTAKAKDRVVGFLRASVPLNDWLAKNLT
- a CDS encoding amidoligase family protein codes for the protein MGATLRQRIGFEVELLAPRGASRRTLADALAGQVDGTVRAVWHEDSEPSLVRSLDGRFLHLTQGFEVIRPSGLPLCTLVDDVTIAADLDSAAAAPPGWHRILTDDPRLLRLLARCSDPAGPLDTALDEVAALWGVLPEQIGSIWRVESVGTVALALPAGGERERPCEVITPPLSSGHEAALAELLTPAAALGFTVPDEAAVHLHVDAAPFRAPAALANVIRLFAWWREPLHVLLGTNPRCRRLAALPHPLVDAVAGKPTIDELRTAAKTGGLRKFCDVNLTQLLLDHPFRDTVEVRVLPGSIDATDIVARAAMVERLLDRCLDPTPYPAPPDDPDAALALLRAAAGA